The window aaactgattttttttaacattagcTTATCTTTGAGTAAAATGCTTTGTGACTGTTGATAAATGTGCTGGTTTTAGAATGAAACATTATCTCTTAACATTAAGATGTCAGTATTGATATTGTGGACGactactgtagttactgtagatAAAGCCATTTCAAGGCCAATTATGCATAATAGGAAGCACAGTGAAAACAATACAATTTGTCTGACTTATGAATATGCTCTGTACACACCCTGAGTGCCTTGACACCTGACTCATTGAAACTGTGCTTAACCTACACCTTGTTTGACTTTATAATGAAAAGTCTTCATCAAAATGACATCATTTCCAGTCCTCAAATAAAGTGTAGGTGTTTGTAGAGTGGCCCAGAGCTTTGAAACCACAGATACAACTGGTCAAACATAGGTTATTGAGAATAATGGTGTCACTTGTTGTATTGGAAGAAATTGACATAACATTGAATGCACCTGCGTTGTAATATAAACATTGAAAACAGAATTGGCATTTCTTCACATTAACAAAGATATTTGCAGCTCTATTGTGTAAACAGGTGTGGAACCCCCATACAAAGCACAAAAAAGCTGAACACTTGTCTGTGCAAAAGTAATCAGACACTGATAGATCCTGTTACCAGATCTAAAAATCTGGCTGCCGTTGTGCctactacagtatatggtaATGTTCTACTATACAGTATGGACTGTCGACCTAATGCGTAAATCTTTACAATCACTGTTGTAAAAGCAAACATATGCTAAGAAAGAGAAGAGATTATCTTCTCAAGTCTCTCTGAAATAATCTGCATGTGTCTGTACACATTTAAAGCGTGTTCTAGAGTCATCAGCGTTAGGTCTGAAACAGCTCGCTGTAGTTTACTGGCAACTGTATTCACAAAGCGGTGCACATTaactcactgtgtgtttgcttttctgcCCTTTTTTTTTAGAGGTGGAACCTGCTTAGGCCCAGTGAACAGGGATGATATTTGAGAAGGGAATTGGGTTGCACTGCTGCTGATCTTTATCTAGTGCATTATTTGTGAGGTCAACTGTGTATCAACTTCTCTCAATCCAGAGTAAATTACTTAAAGCTACTATATATAAACAAAGtacactaaattaaaaaaactgtgtactactactactttaccAGTAGTAATTGGCTCAGATTGTTGTTTATAGTAAAGAGttttaaatctacatttaataattcaatatttctctttcattttacacatgacgTGGTTGAACTTGCCATACTATTCTGCACATATAGAAATTTATTGGAAATTAATGCAAAATTTTGTCAATTTCAATGTTTTTCTATTATCTTACTTGTTTCCCtgttgaagcagctgttgtgtACAATACAATCATGTAGTCCTGTGTTTAGACTGTTAAGTACTTGCTGTGTACTTTTCAAAAACTTGTTAAACCAGTTGGAGTTGAAGCAAAGCTGACCAGGCAGAGGTGTATCCCCTGGGGAAATAGATTACATGAAGGCATTGTAGTTTGCATATGAGGCAATGGACTGAAACTCAGAGAAacatttttgtgtatttgtcaaTTGATGACTGTTATCTTATAATGAAATTAACCTTGTATTGTTAATTTGGTTTACTCATTTTGCGTGAACTATGTACCCAGAAGGAAGTTAAAGTTTGTGTCCTCGTGTTTTGTATATTTGACAGCAGCCCTGTGATCACTTTGCTGCCAAGAAGTCCCAGACTGCAAAGACATCATTTGTGGGGTGGATTTCATCAAACATTGATGATCTTTAATAGAAGTAGGTTTGAAAAACAAGACTGCACAATAGAAAGGTGTACCATAAATCATCCATTAGTACTTAAAACGAGCATTGGCAAGCTGAATTCAGAACACccatgttcatttttttttagaGCTGAATAACAACTTTGCTTAGACCATCCCATAACAAGGCCAAACCTGACCCCTGTTTGCGCACACATGTTGTGTTTTAGTAGTGTGGTTTTGAGACTTTGACAATCCAAAGGGCAGCCTGACACTGGCTCTCTCCTGTCACTGTTAAGCTCCACCTACTGGCTTCCTCCTATTACACACCGCCATCATACATAATCTGATCAATTTGTTggataataatttaaaaaaaactctacAAGAACTTGTACTGTCatattaaaatgtcaaaatatctCCATGCAATATAAAAACCGTCTACAAGCAAATTCAgcagtgcagtgtttttaatATAAGTAGAAACTTTTGctttgattcttttaactggTCATTGTCAAGTCAAGGTTATGTAGCCACATTACATTTAGTCCAAATATTTTCTTTGTGCCATTTTTCTATTGCAGTTGTTTCATTATCAGTCTTTCAAAACAATATGCAAATAATTTTTTATAGCGATTATTTTATTCACAAAATAGTGGTTTGAATAGTTTCCAAAGTGATGTACAAATGCACAAATTTGTCTAAAGGGCAACTTCACTGATTTATAACTTCTGGTTCTGGTATGGCTATTGtcctactgtaactgtactgtGACTGAATTTAAACTTGCCACCACCATTGTAGTCAATATTTTAGTAAAGAGAAGGCACAAGGAAGTTAAAAAAAGATTCATACAATAGACTTGCAGTAAGTACTTTGACTTAAAGCTATAACAAATcaattttaaaatagtttaaacaattaaaaatcgtcatttttttaatcataagAATAGCAATTTCTGTAATGTGTAGGATTGAATCACTTCATTCATCTTTTAATTGGAAATGTAAGCAATACATATGAACATTATTTTATCTTAATGGTTCTTTTGTTTCAGGGGCTGTTGAGGACTGAGTTTTGGACACTGTGATGGAAAACCCaggtaaataaatattttctatttttattaatGCAACATAACATGTTTGAGTCTTTTTACAGTTCAACAAAAGATTTGTTTTGGCTTATCTCAGCTGTAGTATCATAAGACATACAGTTAAGTGGTGAGTCAACACATACAGTGCTACGTTGTGAAACTGGCCTTTCAGGGGTTAGCCTCTGATACCCTGTGCTGTTGGCAATGCAGCTGTTTGATTGGACCTGGCTGAAAGGACACACCTGTACACTAGGTGTAGTTTAGTTACTAGTTTCACTCACATGTGGCCTTGTGCCTAAGTTGCCACTGACCTCCTCGTTTGAGCACCTCTGTGtattacatacacacacacacacacacaacgttgacagactcagctgttATTGAGTGATTGTGACATCTGGGGTGTATTTCTGGAATGGCTGTTCAGTCGGAATTTGTCCGTAAGTAAAACTCTTCTGTCATTGATCTTAACCTTTTTTTTGTGTAGTTCTAACTAGTGTAGTATGTGCTGGTAAAATGCTGTGTGGTAGGAATTTATAAAAGCGGACTTCCTGAGGAGactttgcattttaatgtgaaaaagGATCCTACACGTACTGTAGGCTTGTGTTTTCTCATACATGTTTTGTTGGTTAATGCGATAACATTGGGTTCCTGGCAGTCACCTAGTTGCTGTGAGCTTCACAACTATAAGCCTGTGAAAAGTCTGTTCTACTTTACTTTTAAAGGTGTCACAAGATTTTCAGTAGGGTACAGAGTTGAAATATGTTGTATTTCATAGATTCTTGTCCTAATCGACCTTGTATTAAATGACTCCTGTTTTAGCATTCCTCCTCTTTCCCTTGTCTCAGTAGCGCTTCAGTGCTATCACTTCACTTGGACTGCAGAGGGAGCAACAGTCATGTTGTATCATTCAGGGCACCTTTTTCATATATTCAGTGTCTGCAAGCGCTTTTCCAAATGtatctttatttacatttttgcagtctaacatttaaaaaatatctcAATGCGATTATTGATTCATTTAGATGTTACTTTCATATGATTTCTCAGTTCTTGAGTAATGGAGTCTTGAGTGCTTTTATACTTTTGACACCTTTAGGTATGTAATGAGATGTATTACAGTATTTCACAGAAGATATTTCAACATTGCACTATAATTCTACCAAGTGCACATTAAATTAGGTTTAATTTTGACTCATCGTTGTGCCTGTTAGAGGTAGAACATATGGTAAacacctttttttccttttttgttacCTCCTGCCAGTGATTATGTCACATTGCCCATCTCTTGTTATTGGGCACGTTTCTGGCCtagttttctatttttgttttcttacattCTATAATAGGATGTAGAAAGAGTGCATGTGAAAATAAAGAGCAGGTTTTCCCAAATGGCTTCTAAAGAAGGTTAGTTGATCTAATAATATCTACTAAACTTACTGCCATTTGCATTTCGTAGAAAAAAGTACAATCCACTGAGTCATTGGATGCCTTTACCATGtcacttcctcttctctgcCACTGAGCTCCACCTTGGCCCGGATCACCTTCCACTTCTCGAGTTACCTCACGCTGTAGCACCCGCCCCTTGCCCTTGTCAGTCTATGGAATTGTGCTAGCAGGGTAGTGCCTCGCTTGCATGGCAAATCCCTCTAACGCTTGATGGATTCGCTGGCCAACCCTCAAAGATCGTCCGCTATGAACTTTAGCCTTGAAAAATCTGCTGTGTGGAATGAAAGGCATCTGCAAGACTGCTGGCTACCCTAGCAGGGTACCTTATTTATGAAGTCAAGAGATCCAAGAAGGGAGGGACTTAAGAACTGAAcgagtgagtgtgtttgtgttttgaagggaaagaagggagggagagaccAAGTAAAAAGCCTGAAGGGAGGGGTAGGGCAAGACTAGAGTAAGGAGAAAAACCAAACGGCGTGAGTGAGCAATCAAGACAGGGTTTGAAGTACAGGAGGTACAGGCTATGATCGGTTGGAAGATAGCAAGGTGGCTTTAGGTTTTGCTTTCCTGCCTTGGGCAAAGCCCGGTAGGCCCGTGGGGCAAGGAGCCGTAGCATGGGACACAGTGCTAGTAGTGAGATTGTGGCCCAGCAACCAGTTCAACACAATACAGGTGAGTCCAATGTCAGCCATTAAACAGGCGCTGGGGACAAACTACAACTCggcagatgttttatttttgttgatcAAAAATAAGTTTCTGTTATTTTGTAATTCAAGAGAAACCGGATGGTGCCAGGCTCAGACAGGTGTGCAGATGGAATGTGGTGATTGTGAAATGTACAATCCACACGTTTCTCTGTACAGAACGCAGATATATGTAGTGCTCTGTGTGGAAGCCTTTTCGAAAAACATGCTCTACAGGGGTACAAGGCACCAACTGAcacagcccccctcccccatgtGGATCTGTGTTGTTTCAACCTAAaggactgtttttttgttttttttagtggaCCCTAAAATCCTAGCTCTGCACTATACAGTAGTTAAGCTAACAGCTTAACCATTTGGATCCTGTTTAAAGGAGGAACTCCTCTTGCGTAGTATTTGCATGTAACTGGTAGCATGCGCTAGAATCCTGTATAAGGCAAGGCACCTCTTGTGCTTTCACCTATTCATAAACAGTTTTCCACTCTGTGTGAACTTGAACAGTGGTTCATTCACTCAGTAGCATCAATATTTGCTTGGAATATAAGTTTAAGGGTGCTGTTAAAACACTTGTCAACACTTTTGCTGACATAAAACAAATAAGACAAGGGTGTTATCTTTACATATTAGCTGTGCAAAATCTATTTTTTGCCCTTGTGTGGTTTTTGTCAGCATGTCAAGTGTTTGGAATGAGTCAGTATCATTTAAAGATCAATGAGTCGGTTTGAATTTCTTGTGCTTTTAATATTCCCTTTTGACTGGCTGAACATTTACAGAAGTATTTGTTGTTATTATAGTATCTCAGGTTTCCTGTTTATGGTTACTTTAGAAGTACGGATGTGGAGCCTCTGTTAGTGTTTAGTTGCGGCATTGCAGGAATTCCTTTTGCTATTCTTCACCTCAGTCCTCTCAGTTGGCTTGTCGAGCCACGCTGTCAAGGTCACAACATCAACTACTTACATTGTTGCCATCAAGTTATTTCCAATTTGACTGTCACTGCCACCCCTTCTAGTCTAACACCAAAAGGTGTCAGGAATACAGTGCATATGTTcaacttgtgttgttgtgttcaacttggtgtacagtacagtacaggttcTGTGTTGGCTGCAACTAGATGGGACAATTGGCTTTTTTAAAGGTTATAGctgctaaatattttttttcagtgttaaACACGTGGTGAAAAATTACACTGGCATAGAACTGTCCAAAGTCAgcgatcttttttttttttgagctaCAGTATGCTGTGTATGTTTAGAGACTTTAAAAATATCTCCTACCCTTGCATTTGGTAAAAGTTATTAGTCCATTTTACGCTTTTTGCTGTTGTTCACTTATTGATCTCATGACTTTAATGAATTATTAATCATTTGAGTTGGTCAGACCAAAGTCTAAccatatttactgtagtttgggTTTGTATTGGGATTTAAACCACTGATTTACAATATTTGGTTCTTAGATATTACAGTTGGTAAATACTAGTATTTTGTGACACTTCTACCTTGACTTTTTAATAGTTTAAGATATTTAGATTTTATGCAGAAATGTTTACATTAATTTATGCATAATTTTAtaattacacatactgtattgtgtTACCAAAGTTTATGCAAACTGCGCATCATCAGTTCACAtaattgtaattattttatgTGTCACCTTCACAATATTTGTGACCTAATGCTCAATGTGACTCCAACAAAACGAGCTCAACTTTCTTTCTGCACTTTTTTTAGTGAAACAGCAGtcactctctccatcctcttcaTGCTTAAACCACAGGCCATCTTTGTGATTCTACACTTGctgccatgttgcacattgttgTGCAACTGCATGCGACTTAGGAATTAGAAATCTGGCTTCTCACACTTTGGATTTTATATTAGTTTCAAGGTAACTTGGGAATTAAAccctttgtttttgctgttgctAATGTTTCTTATCTCTTGGTTCAataaaaatcacatttattcaCACCACCTTGTTTATAACTTTAGGGAAGCTATCATGTGACAACTGAGATAGCTGAGCGGACAGCAACAGGGGAATTTAGACCAGCCTTGTTTGAAGGTTGGGCCCAGCTCTCTGTAGATACAATCCCTAATCAGAAAGCTGACCTAGTGACTGTTGATGCCAAGGAACGTGAAGTACTTTGCTATATTGGCCTGTAATCGGACAGTGAAATGTTCTTTGTTTATATAATCCACACGCTTAATTTTTCTGTTGAGACTAAAGAAAAGTTTTTATGTACTTACAGCATACCTACTTGTCATCATTACGTCTAATCTTAAAACCTTGGCATCCTTGTCATAGATGATTTTATCACCACTGTTGGCATGTTTAAATTTAAAGGCCAGTTGTACTATGGGGTTTTAATTAACCTGTCCATtggtgcttgtgttttttttttcttgttttatggTGTGCCACATCTTAACTGTTGGTGAAAGTCTGGACTGCAGGAAGATCAGTTCAGCACTTATGAATGTAGTATGTGGGTTAGCATGGTCCCCCCTAAATATGCAGGGCCGACAGGGCATTGATGTAGTCTTTTCGCACGTGAGAAGCCCAACACCATAGGCACTGATGCACCCCTTTACCATCATAGATGCTGAATGGTCCCACTCCTCTTTAGTCCACGGTACAGTGCCCATGGTTTTCCAAACGAACATCTGCCCATCTTCGCCTCTTGCCTTTACACGCAATCATCATGTCAATCATACTGCCAGTGAACCTAATTAGATTCCAAGTggtcctcttttcttttttaacaatTGTGTTGCATTTATTTGCCTCCATTATATTCAAGACACAAGTTGCAAACTGAAAGAACAGCTGCTATTTGGTATGGGGTTTAATTGGACAGCATTGGCTTTCAAAATGTTCCACAAATTAAACTTTAAGTCACCAGCTTCTTGCCACTGTTTAATGCTTATACAGATGATGAGGTTGACCTACAACACACCTCAACAGGGGGAgaagaaggaaactctggggGGGCAACGCCGCCAAACAAGCGCAAGGGCAAGTTCTCCAAAATGGGAAATATCTTCAAGCCCTGGaagtggaagaagaagaagcaaagtGAGAAGTTCACTGAGACATCTATAGGTACATATGCTCACAGACGGTACCTTTTGTATGTGCTGcatgtattattttttgttgttgtgtttaagTTTGCTTCTTTTTCAGCTTTGGAAAGAAAGATCTCTGTCAGAAAAAGTCGCCAAGAACTAATTGACAGAGGGCTTCTAAAGGACATCCCAGAAAATGGTCGGTAGAACTGTTaactatttaaaaaatgatATTGCCTGGAATGGATAAACTTATTTGTTGCATGTGTCTTTATGGAACAGAGAGCAATAATGTGAACAACTCCAAAGCTCAACCAGTAAAAAATGGCCATCCTGTGCCAGCGGCTATGGACAGAATATCGGAGTCGACTGTACGAGTGTCTCGAGGGGAGTCTGACATGAAGGTGAACCCACTCAGGCTCCCAGTAGACGATCGTCGTAACAGAGCTTTGTCTGATGCCTCACGAAATAACCGCGCACCTCTGGATGTGGACTCTCATGCAAGGCTTTCTCTAGGTGTAGAAAATATAGCTCGTATACCTTCAGATGTTGATAGGAAGGTGGGGTCTTTACCTAGAGGACCTCTTCAAGATGATAGGTTCcgcagagaagagaggagagatggaaaagatgacagagaagacagaggaagaaaggacagGGAAGATATGGAAAGAAGAGACAGGGATGAGGGAAGGGAGCGTAGGGAGGATAGAGACGAAAAGCGAGATAGGAGAGATGAGAGGACAGACCGAGACAATAGAGAAAGGAGGGAACGGGACGAGCGAGAAAGAAGGGATCGGGACAAGAAGGATAGGAGGGaatgggaagagagagagagaaaagaacggGATGAGAGGGACAGGAGGGaatgggaagagagagagagaagagaacgGGATGAGAGGGACAGGAGGGATcgagaagagagagagcgaagggATCGGGATGAGCGGGACAGAAGGGAtcgggaagagagggagagagagaggagggatcGGGACGAGCGGGACAGGAGGGATCAGGAAGACAGAGAGCGGAGGGATCGGGACGAGAGGGACAGAAGGGATCgagaagaaagggagagagagaggagagaagataAGGAGCGGCGActtgagagagaaagaagagagaacaGAGATGACAGAGAGAATAACAGGGAGAGGAAAGATGAACGAGACAGGAGAGTGGAGGCTGGAGAGTGGGCCAGGAGAAATGAGGACCGGGAGAGGAGCGAAAAGCTGGATGACTTGCGGCCTATAGTAAGGCCTCTGTCTGAGATGGACTTGAGGCCTCCTCTGCTGAAATCTTCCTCAGAAGAATTGAAGAAGTCACGTCCTGCCTCAGAGGCTGACTGGAGGAGCACCCTGCCCAGATATGCCCCAGCTGCAGAGTTCAGAGAACGGTCAGGTAAGAGCTCTCCTGTGTTTGGATTTATACTTGTATAGGATTTAGTTCATTTCTCAGAACCTGTACCACAATGCagtaaaagaaaatcaaaaatctttggGTTGTCGAACTGGTTTCACAGCTTTTGCTCACTTGATCATGATGTATTGCAACACTTAAAACCTAAATGAGAGAATGGAGCACgggtggccaaccctggtccttgagagccactgtcctgctagtttattgtgtgttcagtcaatcagcagctaactgacacatcTGTATTAGTTGGATAGAacttatataaatatgtaaatactgtGAAAATAGGCTAAACCACCAAACCACTGGATCACATTAAAGTTAGAGAACATTGAATGTTTAAATTAATGAAATGCTCCTTTTATCTacctctctgctctccctggTTCTCTTGTTTCACGAGCTGCGCACTTAACTCTGAGCCTTTTCCAGTGCAAAACCTTTCACAGTTCTCTTtcacaacaaaaataataatcatcaaAAAGAGGAAACATTCGTTTGAAAGATGTGATGAGATTTTCTCCAGGTGAATCAGATCTGCCCTCATAACATGGACCCTGAACCCCTGTATGTGGGAATGAAAATGCCCAATTAAGGCATCAGTCTGTACCATAAACCATCTGCTGAGCAATAGTATTTGTATAAAATAATAGACTGTTATCTCAAACATGATTTGGTGTTCTTCCTGCATTATTTACCAGGGAGTGAGCTACAGTAACACATTCGCACAGACATATCCTGTCACATGGGTGACACTTTCCTTAATAATCATTTACCCATCCGTACAAACATTGTTCAAATATTTACTCTTAGTCAGCACTGTAAAGCTACAGTACACTACCAGGATTTGACACCTCTTTCTGCACTAA is drawn from Betta splendens chromosome 11, fBetSpl5.4, whole genome shotgun sequence and contains these coding sequences:
- the phactr4a gene encoding phosphatase and actin regulator 4A isoform X9, with amino-acid sequence MGHSASSEIVAQQPVQHNTDDEVDLQHTSTGGEEGNSGGATPPNKRKGKFSKMGNIFKPWKWKKKKQSEKFTETSIALERKISVRKSRQELIDRGLLKDIPENESNNVNNSKAQPVKNGHPVPAAMDRISESTVRVSRGESDMKVNPLRLPVDDRRNRALSDASRNNRAPLDVDSHARLSLGVENIARIPSDVDRKVGSLPRGPLQDDRFRREERRDGKDDREDRGRKDREDMERRDRDEGRERREDRDEKRDRRDERTDRDNRERRERDERERRDRDKKDRREWEERERKERDERDRREWEERERRERDERDRRDREERERRDRDERDRRDREERERERRDRDERDRRDQEDRERRDRDERDRRDREERERERREDKERRLERERRENRDDRENNRERKDERDRRVEAGEWARRNEDRERSEKLDDLRPIVRPLSEMDLRPPLLKSSSEELKKSRPASEADWRSTLPRYAPAAEFRERSAELPQPGMAVNIPAKRSPPPPPKRMTPINKRNSADPSPPSQAPEGTTSEAAAAVVSVPPVHPKGDNGEDKTVKDKAAPPASTERPPASTERPPASTERPPSPPSHVPPSPPRVQSLQQPSIAPPGPVPTVQTDPPTPTTDPPTQAPLIPLHIRIQRALTSPGPVQPNPDGSQRAHSLLFESPPDVFVETGGNSRFSLPITIEPLKLPEDDDFDMEEELQKLYPKRLKTRKPEFEPRSRRAMIGDDKVSVIPEISGPGEDSEEDSDSDGPVLYRKDDEEEDEDEGPPSGLANRVKRKDTLALRLERQEKEKENRNAQEDNENMSWHNQEQWVAVRNKIGTALTRRLSQRPSAEELEQRNILQAKNEADRRLERSEIKRRLTRKLSQRPTIAELQARKILRFHEYVESTHAEDYDRRADKPWTKLTPADKAAIRKELNEFKSAEMEVHEKSKIYTRFHRP